AAGGTAGATGTGATGCGGGAAGAAGCATTGAAAATTAATCCTAACTGCAAGATTGAGATTTTCCCAGAAGGCATCTCTCATGACAACATTAACGCCTTTCTGACAGGAGTTGATCTAGGAATAGATGCAATTGATGCATTCACTGTCGACATACGACGACTATTTATCAATAGTTGTCACCGTCAAAACATCCCCGTCATTTCTGCCGGCCCAATTGGGTTTGGGACTGCCTTTTTGATCTTCAAGCCAGATGGACCAAACTATGATACCTACTTCAATATCAAAGATTCTATGTCGTATGAAAAGCAACTTCTCTCTTTCTTGGTTGGATTAGTACCAAAACTTCTTCAGCGCTCCTACATGAAGGGGATCAATCTCTCAGAAAAACGCGGACCATCATCAATCGGTTCAATTAATCTCTGCGCCGGAGTCGTCACAATACACGCTGTCAAAATCCTTCTGAAAAAAGGTCATGTGAAAGCTGTGCCATACTACCATCAGTTTGATCTCATGCGTGAAAGATATGTTACAAAAAGACTTTGGTTTGGAAACAAAAACCCTATCCAAAAACTAAAACTTTACCTCGCTAAATTCTTAGTAAAAGACCAACCATAAACTTGTATGAGTGAACTATATTCGTACCTCACCTCCTTTGAATCTGCAACCAACTTGTTTTTTACCGCAATTCAAAATCACGGTTTACTTGCGGTTTTGATGGGCGTTTTTCTTTTAGGGGAAACTGTCATCATTACCTCGCTTATCCTAACCCAGCAAGGAGTTCTCGACTTATCTGAAGTGATCGTCGCGTCAACAATCGGATCTCTCCTTGCAGATTTATTTTGGTTTGTCATTGGCCGTTACCACCCACAAAATCTCATACCAAAATCGATTAGAGAAAACGTCTTCGGACCAACCAGTAATGTTCTAACCTCTCTTATTCGTGGCCGTTACTTTTTGGCGCTACTATTCTTACAATTTTTCATAGGTACGCGACTAATGATTATCCTGTATCTCTCTCGCCAAAAAATTAGCCCCCTTCGCTTTGCAATATATGACTGTACAGGAACCTTTATATACCTAATTGTTTTTTCAATTCTCGGGCTCTATCTAGGTCAAACCATCAACGAGGTCTTACCAACATATAAGCTCACAACTAGTATAATCACTGGCATCCTTGTCATTACGCTCATTACCATTGTTTCTAGAAACATGATGCGTAAACTGAAGCTCGAGCAAACGTCACGATAATCATTGGAGGCGGCAAGACTCCGCGTCAGATCCGAGCACAAAAAGAAAAGCCGGCAGCCGCCGACTTTTCTTAGTGTGCTCTCGCCAGGAATCGAACCTGGAGCGCTGGTACCGCAAACCAGCATTTTATCCATTAAACTACGAGAGCAAACGAGTGACTAAATAAAAGTTCACTCTTATTTAGGTCGCGAGTGCAGCTCTCGAAATAAATTTCGGAGAAATTTATTTTCAGTAGAGCGAGCACCATGCTTTTTACGTGTGACAGTAGAGCAAGTGATTGTCACCCACGTGGCCAACACTATACCCTAAAATCCAAATAATTCCAGTACTTTAATGAAGAGCGGTTCTTCAAGGTCCTCCTCGGGCAGTTTCTCTTTGAGAATACTTTCGATATCGTCGATGTGGTTGGTCGGGATCGGCAACACAATAAGTGGCATGAGCTTGCGCTCAGACTTGAGGAGGAGCTGTGGCCCTTTGATATCCTCTTCATTGATCGCGTAACTTTCAAGGGTTGAAAATGGGTAGAGACGATCATCGATCTTCACCCCGCGTACAGTGACCGCATACGGAATGATCGATGGACGCTTGGCTGCCGATACCGCGAGCGCACCACCGGCCAGGCCGATCACGAGTGCGAAGAGAGGATCTTCAAACAAGACCGCCACGATCACGAGTGCAGCCACAATGATCATAACGGCAAAATACCAGTCATTCCCTTTCTCGACGTGATGGTGCTCCGGAGCTTCCCAGGTGACACTTCGTGCTGTTGGTTCCATTCCAAAAATTGTACCATAGGCTTCCGGTGAACCAGGTGTACAATTCACGCATCTTTTGGTACTATCGTGGCCACAATTACATAAATTGGAGAGATGGCTGAGTGGTTGAAGGCAGCGGTCTTGAAAACCGCCAGGGGTGAAAGCTCCTCGAGGGTTCGAATCCCTCTCTCTCCGCCAAGACATAATAGCGCCCGCAAGGGCGCATATTTTGTTGGCGGAGAGAGAGTAACCTGCCCTGCGGCAGGTTACGTAGGGATTCGAAGGCCGGAACGATGTGAGGAAGTATGACGAACGAGTGAACGGCGCGTGTTGCGAAGGATTCCCTTCCGAATGGATCTTCGGTCCCTACAACAAGAACCAGCAGGAGTTTACGATCGAGCTGTACTCGGAATACGACGTCTGGATGTTCTTCTATTTGCTCGTCAGGCATCTGGCTGCGCAGCAGAAAGCTACTGCTGCCTGAAGCATACCGCTCCTCATGGAACCGCCATGGAGGGCGGTTTTTGAATACCCAAACACCAAAATGAGGAGTAAGTTATTAGAGGGTCGCAAGAAATTTTCGCTGAAAATTTACTTATACTTTTATCAAACCTTAATGTTACTACTGGTTCCTAATGCCCATCAAATCATTAAATATCTGAAGGACAGGATTACTGTTATCTTTTTCGATCTTTGAAACATAACCAATAGAAATATTTTTAAACATAGCGTCTGTTGCGTTCTGTAAGACCTTGGCGGTATTTGATCCCTCTTGCTGTTGTTCATAGGCAATAAAATCATCAAGCGTTCTCGCTATTGCGGCACGATGTCTATTTATTGAAGATAAGTGCGAACTGACATTGTAGTTTTTGATTATGAAAGAAAGCCCAAACCATAATGCAGCTATAATTACCAACTTAGAAATTAGAGCCGTCCACATTACTGTTGAACTAACTGCATGAACCTCGTCAATATTACTTAAATTATCAGCAACAGCGTCAGCACTGGTCGCACTGAGAGAAAAACCTATTCGAGCTTGATTGGAGACAATAGTTTCCTGTTGTTGAATAAATTCATTTACTGAAGTATACGCCTCATACCCTGTCCAAATTAAACCTCCAATGACTAGAATATAGCCGACCACAACAGTGACCAGCCAGCGATTTGATTGAATGCTGTACTTAGCAGCCTCAGCCTGAAAATGGCTTGCCATACTCACAGCTGCTCGCTTTCCCATCTCCTCACCAACCTCTTTATTCCCAGACCTTATCTTACTTGTCTCTTCTTTAATCAACGACAATCCGCTTTCCAACTCTTTTCTAATCTCGACCACCTTTTGAATTTCCTCATCCAACTTTTTCTCATCAGGGTTTGTTCTTCTGATTTCTTCTCTTAAATAAGGAAGGATTCTCATCGCAATCTCCTTGTGAGCATCATTATAGAAATCATCGACACGTTGATTAAATAAATCACTTTCCTGTCTAGCATTACTTACATCCTCAAGCCTGAATTGAACCAACCACTGTAAATGCTCAGCTAATCTCTTGAGGGTGATTTTTAAGTAATTCAAGTCTTCTTGAATAAGAGTATCTGCTGTCGCGAGCGCCTGAGCTTCCTTCAACCAACTTTGCACTCTTGAGAGCTTTTTGTCAGCGTTATCAAAAACCAAACTTCCAAACCTAGTGTCCAAAGCTATTTCTGAGACATTAACATCGAGTGCATTGCGCCTGGTAACTTCTTCAATCATTCTTGAACTATACACCCCTTGTTTAAACCAGCAACTTCTCAAAAACCCCGGCATCAGCCGGGGTTCCTCCTACTCAAAGATCCTTCTTATACTCTTCCCAGAGCGGCAGCCACTCATCGCGGACAACCGACAGAACGATCTCGTCGTGCCGCTGACCGAAGCGATAGAAGCGGCTCCGCAAGCGCGCTTCTTCCTTGTAGCCACACTTGCGACTGTACGCCGCCGAGCGATCATTGAAGCCAATGACGCGCGACTCGACCACCTCCAAGCCAAGAAAGTTGAAGGCGTAATCGAGGAGGACCATCTTGGCGTCGGTGCCGTAGCCCTGGCCGCGATGCTTCTCTTCAAAGATCACCGAGCCAGTGATCGCTGTACGATTGAGATAGTCGATCAGATGGAGCCCCATCGTACCGATCAGCTCACCTTCGAGTGTGCAGACAGCCACCACTACTTCCTTCTCACTTGGCGCCTGCACTTTCTTGATCCACTCTTCTTCGAAGACAGGCCCTTTTGGTAGCGTATGTGCCAAGTACTGGTACGAATCAGGATCGTTGATCCCGCGATAGATGACCGGCAGGTCGGATAGCTCAAGCGGACAGAGGAGCGTCCGCTTCCCTTTCCGCCAGTAGACGCGCGAATTGCTTACTTCTTTAGTCATGAGAATTACCTCTTTGGTTGCATGAAAGAACAAACACAGCTTGCCGGGAGGCAAGCTGTTTTGATCTCACAAAGAGGATGTTGTTTTACAAAGTCATAACATATTGCCTACACAAATACCGAACACAGGAAGAAGCCCAGAGACTGGGTTGTTCTTGGCGAAATCGCAGAAATGCATTTCTGCGATCCGCGCCTGTGATTCGGTTGTGTATGCAATATGTCGCATACTTAAATAGTACAAGTGAATGTATTTCTGTCAATCTGTAGCGGACGCTTGATCAAGTGACACAAAAAGACCCCCCTCCGGGGTCTTGCTAGATCATGTCTCATTTCTTGAACGGAAGCACCGTTGCTTTTGATGGCTCATCGCAGTGCTGGCCGCAGAAGGCGGCGACCAAGCGATCGGACTGCACCTTCAACTCCGGAGCCTTTGCGTGCATCATGCGACTGATCGCTATGCATGCACCAAGCGCCGACCGATGCCGCGCTCGTTCTTGGTCGATCCGCCACTGCAGTTGCTTGGCACGCGCTGGATCAGCGGCGTTTGCAATAGTTTCCTCAATGAGGGCACGACGGAAGTGTGAAAAGGTGTCTGGATACTCCGCTGCTAGCCGAGCCACCTCAGTAAATGAGAGTGCTTGATACAGTACCAGGACCGGCAACGATTCCATTGCACCGCCAACACATTCTCGACAGAATTCAGCCAGTGCACTTTGGTCATGAAGAGCCAGCATGCCGACATTGCCGCGCTGGACCGACTCCCAAAACAGTTCATGCTGCATGGTACTCACCCCTTGCTTAGATACCTGTTCACATTAGATACCTGCTGTGGATTTTTGTAAAGCATAGCTACAAAAAACAGCCCACTTGGGCTGTTTTTTAATGATAGACGCGTGTGCTTACGCACGCTTACTGATCATTCGATACTTCCCTGTGCCGAGTCCCATGATCGCTATCGCACCAAAGAGGTACATGAGCTGCAATTCGATCGCCCATCCACCAGTTGAACCAAGCGCAACTATGTCACCAATATGCGCGAGCAAGATCGCCACCACCAGCGTGATAGCAATAAGTGCTGCGGCGAGCTTGGTGCGATACCCGATGATCAACATGATCGGCGCTACGATCTCTCCAATGTATATCAAGTATGCCAAGAAAGCTGGTAGATGTGCGCCATTGAATAAGCCACCGATCCATTCGACCGCTCCAGGATTCTGCACCTTGTAGATGCCGTGAAGGAGGATCAAGACACCAAGTACCACTCGCAGCATAAGCTTGGCAGCGTCTTCGGAGACGCAATTATGTACTACGTCACAAACTTTTTTCATCATACGTTCAAACCGTTATCTATAAAAACTTTAAAATGTAAAGTTACTTTAGTGTAGCAAGTAGCTTTATAATGTAAAGCTACTTATCCGCAGGTATGCTATACTACCAGCACCATGAAAAAGACCCCCGTCTGCCCTGCCACCAAGATCCTCAACCTCCTCAGCAAGCGCCATATGCTCGTGATCTTACACGGGCTTGCCAACAAGCCCCGCGGCTTTTCTGACTTACAAGATACCCTTGAAATAAACACCGCAACGCTTGCCAGCCGACTCCGCGAACTTGAAGAGGAGCAGATCATTGAGAAGATCGCCTGTCCCAAAGACTCTCGTGCACACTACTACGGACTCACCACTCGAGGCAAAAAGATGAGTAAACTCATTGAGCAATTTGCAAAATTGTGATCAGGATCAACATGACTAACAAAAAACCCGGGCTTTACGCCCGGGTTGTGTCATTCCTTGAAACATCATGCAGCGCGTGAGCAGCCGGCCGGCGGTGTGATCTCTTTGAGAGAACCGTGGACGTCCGAGAGTGTCGGATCGTCTGGATTACGATCAACCGAAAACTTCCACAACCGAAACAGACTGATCATACGTGGATTAGCTACTGAGAGCACATCCGCGCGAAACGTCTGCACACCACACTTACGTGCCCAATCATACAAGACGCACATGAGATGCGACCCGATCCCCTGTCCAGCCAGATCACTACGACGAGAAAACGAAAGCTCATACAAACCATCACTGGTACGGTAGGCATGTGCCACCCCAAGCACTTCATCTTCCTTTTCAACCACAAACGCAGCGTGGTCGATAAAATCGAGCGTAGTGTCATACAACCGCTTGAGGCGCTCAGGGTCAGTGAGGGACTCTATGGTGATGCCAGTACTCAGGTACCTTGTCTCTCGATCTTGCGCACTAAGCTGCGGAATGTACGACTTGATCATACTGACGTCTTCATGTGTCGCTGGCCGCAGAATGACCCGATCACCATTTCGCAACGAAACCAACCGCGGCGAAATAGTGTCGACCCCCTGAATGGCCGGCAGTGCCCGGGACATTTTACCCAGATACTGACGCCAGTCAGGATGTGCAATGGTAAGCATACGCAACACCCGATCGCGATCATCCACCATACGCAGGTCTGCTACCCCATACTCCGTCACCACAACCACCGGCAAATCTGCACTGATGGTGTTGTGCGTCCCTTCTGGATGCGTTGCGACGATCTTGCTCACCAGCGAACCATTCTTGAGAGTAGCAGTGCTGAGGAAGGCAATGATAGCCACTCCCCCTTCAGACCAAGACGCACCAAGCGCAAAGTCATTCTGCCCACCAACATCGGAGTGATACCGCCGATGCATGGTCGCCGCAGCGATCTCACCCGTAACACTCGCCGAAATGGTTGAGTTTATACTCACCATGTACGGATTGTGTTTAATAAGAGCAGGATCGTTTACGTACTCCTGAGGCAATACCGCAAAATCAGGATTCTGATGCATCTCCCAGTAGAGATCTTTATCGCCAAGCACAAACCCGACCACGATATGGTCGCGCAGAAACGTTCCTCCGAGACGTTTTATCAGACCATTTCGATACAGATCAAGCACACCGTTTGAGAACATCTCAGACCAGATACTAGACACTGATACGTTGGCAGCCGCCAACGTCCCCGCCACTGCATTCGGGATAGACCCGATACCTAATTGCAACGTATGAGGCAAATCTCCACTCTCGTCAGCGTATTCTGCCAACATGGTGAAAATGTGTTCAGCAACAGCAGCTGCCTGCTCTTGCTGATCTGCCTTTGGAGACATCTTGTGCTCATGCAATGGCTCATTGATATGCACCACTATGTCGAACTCCGACAATGACATGGCGCACCCAGTCTCAAAGTGACGGTTGGTCGGTGGGTCATAGTACATCCCTATATGCCACCGCGGCATTTGCTCGTTCACTACCGCTACTTTGAAGTCCGCCGAACGAACAGCAGTGTAGTCCAACCCAGCATTGAGTCCGAGTGTGACACGACCGTATTGATCTGGTGGCGACACATGTGCGATCGCAACCTGCGGCTTCCAGTGTTCACGCACGAGTCGTGGCACTTGAGAAAGATTGCAGCGAATATTCTTCGCCAGTCCTTCATTCACCAATTCCCGAACA
Above is a window of Candidatus Nomurabacteria bacterium DNA encoding:
- a CDS encoding ThiF family adenylyltransferase encodes the protein MTTNFDYSEAFSRNIGLVSLEEQEKIKSYTIAIPGMGGVGGAHFISLVRQGFERFKIADLDHYELKNFNRQYGAQLETVGRPKVDVMREEALKINPNCKIEIFPEGISHDNINAFLTGVDLGIDAIDAFTVDIRRLFINSCHRQNIPVISAGPIGFGTAFLIFKPDGPNYDTYFNIKDSMSYEKQLLSFLVGLVPKLLQRSYMKGINLSEKRGPSSIGSINLCAGVVTIHAVKILLKKGHVKAVPYYHQFDLMRERYVTKRLWFGNKNPIQKLKLYLAKFLVKDQP
- a CDS encoding GNAT family N-acetyltransferase, with product MTKEVSNSRVYWRKGKRTLLCPLELSDLPVIYRGINDPDSYQYLAHTLPKGPVFEEEWIKKVQAPSEKEVVVAVCTLEGELIGTMGLHLIDYLNRTAITGSVIFEEKHRGQGYGTDAKMVLLDYAFNFLGLEVVESRVIGFNDRSAAYSRKCGYKEEARLRSRFYRFGQRHDEIVLSVVRDEWLPLWEEYKKDL
- a CDS encoding DUF3135 domain-containing protein, which gives rise to MQHELFWESVQRGNVGMLALHDQSALAEFCRECVGGAMESLPVLVLYQALSFTEVARLAAEYPDTFSHFRRALIEETIANAADPARAKQLQWRIDQERARHRSALGACIAISRMMHAKAPELKVQSDRLVAAFCGQHCDEPSKATVLPFKK
- a CDS encoding DoxX family protein yields the protein MKKVCDVVHNCVSEDAAKLMLRVVLGVLILLHGIYKVQNPGAVEWIGGLFNGAHLPAFLAYLIYIGEIVAPIMLIIGYRTKLAAALIAITLVVAILLAHIGDIVALGSTGGWAIELQLMYLFGAIAIMGLGTGKYRMISKRA
- a CDS encoding helix-turn-helix transcriptional regulator, encoding MKKTPVCPATKILNLLSKRHMLVILHGLANKPRGFSDLQDTLEINTATLASRLRELEEEQIIEKIACPKDSRAHYYGLTTRGKKMSKLIEQFAKL
- a CDS encoding GNAT family N-acetyltransferase; translated protein: MKEQRVDSVAGAMKYVAGHLARIESDLKILYLPGNTGLIPLVESWIFNNAHQLRGVHVFQTLALGPAHGWSDAVAQGVIPVTPFIGPGVRELVNEGLAKNIRCNLSQVPRLVREHWKPQVAIAHVSPPDQYGRVTLGLNAGLDYTAVRSADFKVAVVNEQMPRWHIGMYYDPPTNRHFETGCAMSLSEFDIVVHINEPLHEHKMSPKADQQEQAAAVAEHIFTMLAEYADESGDLPHTLQLGIGSIPNAVAGTLAAANVSVSSIWSEMFSNGVLDLYRNGLIKRLGGTFLRDHIVVGFVLGDKDLYWEMHQNPDFAVLPQEYVNDPALIKHNPYMVSINSTISASVTGEIAAATMHRRYHSDVGGQNDFALGASWSEGGVAIIAFLSTATLKNGSLVSKIVATHPEGTHNTISADLPVVVVTEYGVADLRMVDDRDRVLRMLTIAHPDWRQYLGKMSRALPAIQGVDTISPRLVSLRNGDRVILRPATHEDVSMIKSYIPQLSAQDRETRYLSTGITIESLTDPERLKRLYDTTLDFIDHAAFVVEKEDEVLGVAHAYRTSDGLYELSFSRRSDLAGQGIGSHLMCVLYDWARKCGVQTFRADVLSVANPRMISLFRLWKFSVDRNPDDPTLSDVHGSLKEITPPAGCSRAA